The Podospora pseudopauciseta strain CBS 411.78 chromosome 2 map unlocalized CBS411.78m_2, whole genome shotgun sequence genome has a window encoding:
- the DOT5 gene encoding thioredoxin peroxidase dot5 (EggNog:ENOG503P2T2; BUSCO:EOG0926578E; COG:O), protein MPVELRKRKAPPPPPEPPAKRATATKKAAAPKTAAAKVKDAVKETVTKVTEAATFTNGAAAASAEKPAVGDVITLDGFGGEIALQTGDSTTLAALAEKSKKGVVLFTYPKASTPGCTRQACMFRDEYTALATESGFDIYGLSTDSPKANTTFKEKQKLPYELLCDPGATLIGAIGLKKAPKGTTRGVFVVDKAGKVLAAQAGSPEGTVKVVREIVEGLNGEEKGESGEEKKGENGEEEKVVVEGGKKDEERAEEKKEEAAAAVVDEEKEEEVEKKEEDEKKAEEKKE, encoded by the exons ATGCCCGTCGAACTCCGCAAGCGCAaagctccccctcctccccctgagCCTCCCGCCAAAAGGGCCACCGCTACCAAGAAGGCCGCTGCGCCCAAGACGGCCGCGGCAAAGGTGAAGGACGCGGTGAAGGAAACCGTCACCAAGGTCACTGAAGCGGCCACTTTCACCAATGGCGCTGCGGCCGCCTCTGCCGAGAAGCctgctgttggtgatgtaATCACTCTTGATGGTTTCGGGGGGGAGATCGCCCTCCAAACCGGCgactccaccaccctcgccgcgCTGGCGGAAAAGTCAAAGAAGGGAGTCGTGCTGTTTACTTACCCCAAGGCTTCCACTCCTGGCT GCACCCGCCAAGCCTGCATGTTCCGCGACGAGTACACCGCCCTGGCGACCGAGTCCGGGTTTGACATTTATGGCTTGTCGACTGATTCGCCCAAGGCGAACACCACGttcaaggagaagcagaagcTGCCGTATGAGCTGCTCTGTGACCCCGGCGCGACGCTGATTGGGGCGATTGGGCTGAAGAAGGCGCCCAAGGGGACGACGAGGGgggtgtttgttgttgataaGGCGGGGAAGGTGCTTGCTGCGCAGGCGGGGAGCCCCGAGGGGACGGTCAAGGTTGTGAGGGAGATTGTCGAGGGGTTGAAtggggaagaaaagggggagagtggggaggagaagaagggggagaatggggaggaggagaaggtggtggtagaaggggggaagaaagatgaggagagggcagaagagaagaaggaggaggcggcggcggcggtggtcgatgaggagaaggaagaggaggtggagaagaaggaggaagacgagaagaaggcagaggaaaagaaggagtaA
- a CDS encoding uncharacterized protein (EggNog:ENOG503P30I; COG:C), producing the protein MASKAVAKAAAGTVQKISTKYTVQSTGLWEKLRASLSLDANRSNGVPLNPYNRFPAPGQNDPLKYDDPVTLPAGDLADNPYWKRDARRNYPRLSVVSQAEQVALLTVGSAAAPRVELIGEEGSKALVAAQEQGKQAGLANYIESAGVEAAKRVLEATGGLPPLPSGTTMSNAEGKWDVHKYKLEEEQSYGEDYPCRTFA; encoded by the exons atggCCTCCAAAGCGGTAGCAAAGGCTGCGGCCGGCACTGTCCAAAAAATCAGCACC AAATACACCGTCCAGTCCACCGGCCTCTGGGAGAAGCTCCgcgcctccctctccctcgacgCCAACCGCTCCAACGGcgtccccctcaacccctaCAACCGCTTCCCCGCCCCCGGCCAGAACGACCCCCTCAAGTACGACGACCCCGTCACCCTCCCGGCCGGTGACCTCGCCGACAACCCGTACTGGAAGCGCGACGCCCGCCGCAACTACCCCCGTCTCTCTGTCGTCTCCCAGGCCGAGCAGGTTGCTCTCCTGACCGTCGGCTCCGCTGCCGCCCCCCGTGTCGAGCTcattggcgaggagggatcCAAGGCTCTGGTTGCCGCCCAGGAGCAGGGCAAGCAGGCTGGCCTGGCCAACTATATCGAGTCTGCCGGTGTCGAGGCTGCGAAGAGGGTGCTGGAGGCCACTGGTGGCCTGCCACCTCTGCCGAGCGGGACGACGATGAGCAATGCCGAGGGGAAGTGGGATGTGCACAAGTacaagctggaggaggagcagagcTATGGGGAGGA CTACCCCTGCAGAACCTTTGCCTAA
- a CDS encoding uncharacterized protein (COG:S; EggNog:ENOG503Q5CS) encodes MASNHQTINSAEDPFDSLLHLETQFYTEGYNQGAADGVLAGRTEGRQLGLEKGYQKFLEAGRLYGRALIWANRLPNRSSPPPSKSSPASSEPVVPTETETGKKDLPPLPKNPRLEKHITTLYALVETESLSMENTDEAVNDFDDRIKRGQGKAKIIERMVGEKASGGEEAGTASKGVTI; translated from the coding sequence ATGGCGTCAAATCACCAAACCATAAACTCCGCAGAAGACCCCTtcgactccctcctccaccttgaaACCCAGTTCTACACCGAAGGTTACAACCAAGGCGCCGCCGATGGAGTCCTCGCCGGCCGCACCGAGGGAAGACAGCTGGGTCTGGAAAAGGGCTACCAAAAATTTCTCGAGGCGGGAAGGTTGTATGGAAGGGCGTTAATCTGGGCCAATCGACTGCCCAACCGTTCTTCTCCGCCACCGTCAAAATCATCACCGGCGTCATCAGAACCAGTTGTGCCAACAGAGACCGAGACAGGAAAGAAAGACCTCCCACCACTACCCAAGAACCCCAGGCTAGAGAAGCACATCACCACACTGTATGCCCTGGTTGAGACGGAAAGCTTGTCCATGGAGAACACAGACGAGGCGGTGAATGATTTCGATGATAGGATAAAGAGGGGGCAGGGGAAGGCGAAGATTATCGAGAGGATGGTCGGGGAGAAAGCAagcggaggggaggaggcaggGACAGCAAGTAAGGGGGTCACCATTTGA
- a CDS encoding uncharacterized protein (COG:Q; EggNog:ENOG503NV63) — protein sequence MSRPLEGKLAIITGSSRGIGAAIAENLASKGCNIALNYTSPSSTSIANDLAAQLTSSHNIKVVPIQADIGSPEGPANLVQDVKSAFSSSDNTFQIDIIINNAGIAQNALLPDVTIPQFEATYRVNVLGPLLLVQAAQPYLPKDRSGRIVNISSVSSSTGFVTQSVYGGTKAALEAMTRTWSRELAQNATVNAVNPGPVEGPMYASNAEVFLEGIEGWIKHTPLMKAQEGDVKDESLPDGTRAARTGEIAGVVGMLCGTEAGWITGQVVCANGGMVMLH from the exons ATGTCTCGCCCTCTGGAAGGCAAACTCGCCATCATAACCGGCTCATCGCGAG GCATTGGCGCAGCCATAGCCGAAAACCTCGCCTCCAAAGGCTGCAACATAGCCCTCAActacacctccccctcctctacctccatcgccaacgacctcgccgcccagctcacctcctcccacaacATTAAAGTCGTTCCCATCCAAGCAGACATTGGCAGCCCGGAAGGTCCCGCCAACCTTGTTCAAGATGTCAAATCTgctttctcctcttcagaCAACACCTTCCAAAtagacatcatcatcaacaacgccggcaTAGCCCAAAACGCCCTCCTTCCCGACGTCACAATCCCCCAATTCGAAGCCACTTACCGCGTCAACGTTTTGGgtcctctccttctcgtccAAGCCGCCCAGCCTTACCTCCCCAAGGATAGATCAGGCAGGATAGTCAATATCTCTTCCGTCTCTTCCTCTACCGGGTTCGTCACCCAGTCTGTCTACGGCGGGACCAAGGCTGCGTTGGAAGCAATGACACGGACGTGGTCGCGGGAGTTGGCGCAGAACGCCACGGTGAACGCGGTGAACCCTGGTCCGGTGGAGGGGCCGATGTACGCGAGTAATGCAGAGGTTTTCCTGGAGGGAATTGAGGGTTGGATCAAGCACACTCCGTTGATGAAGGCgcaggagggggatgtgAAGGATGAGAGTCTGCCGGACGGGacgagggcggcgaggacgGGCGAGATTGCGGGTGTGGTTGGGATGCTGTGTGGGACGGAGGCGGGGTGGATTACGGGACAGGTTGTTTGTGCTAATGGAGGGATGGTTATGCTTCATTAG
- the ARD1 gene encoding N-terminal acetyltransferase A complex catalytic subunit ard1 (COG:S; EggNog:ENOG503NU74) translates to MDIRLLRPSDIPLIQHANLENLPENYFLKYYLYHALSWPQLSFVAVDVSRPAKTPYDYPKIVGYVLAKMEEEPTDGVQHGHITSLSVMRTHRRLGIAEKLMRQSQQAMVEAFNARYVSLHVRVSNQAAIHLYRNTLKFETEKTEPKYYADGEDAFCMKLDLDFIKQQILEAEKAEDEQDKKKNNGSEEKTKEDQDEGEPVGDVGRDPEQDKKIKVKVGRGLGVGELVERDESKH, encoded by the exons ATGgacatccgcctcctccgcccctccgacatccccctcatccagcaCGCCAACCTCGAGAACCTCCCCGAGAACTACTTCCTCAAGTACTACCTCTACCACGCCCTCTCCTGGCCCCAGCTCTCCTTCGTGGCAGTCGACGTCTCCCGCCCCGCAAAGACCCCCTATGACTACCCCAAGATCGTCGGCTATGTCCTCGCCAAAATGGAAGAAGAGCCCACGGACGGCGTCCAGCACGGCcacatcacctccctcagcgTGATGCGCACCCACCGGAGGCTGGGTATCGCGGAAAAACTCATGAGACAGAGCC AACAAGCAATGGTGGAAGCCTTCAACGCCCGTTACGTCTCCCTCCACGTCCGCGTCTCCAACCAAGCCGCCATCCACCTCTACCGCAACACGCTCAAGTTCGAGACGGAAAAGACGGAGCCAAAGTACTACGCCGACGGGGAGGACGCGTTCTGCATGAAGCTCGATCTGGACTTTATCAAGCAGCAGAttttggaggcggagaaggccgaggatgagcaagacaagaagaagaacaatGGCTCAGAAGAGAAGACGAAAGAAGACCAGGACGAGGGCGAGCCGGTGGGGGATGTGGGTAGGGATCCGGAACAGGACAAGAAGATTAAGGTcaaggttgggagggggttgggggtgggggagttggtggagagagaCGAGAGTAAACATTAG
- a CDS encoding uncharacterized protein (COG:S; EggNog:ENOG503P3QR), with product MTSRRAPLEDIPPPPYSETDIYSNTSSGPSPTNPTPPTATSTLRRNSSNSDDTSTTYDGEIIYTPPLTPQSAQSNTAADLVAAPSSPVATSRPRRIPEAQAYFDSRPHSGVFVGGPTTVEITLAADPALTDVEAIAGIDRLTVGGGAGENGDITREDWMTFLNYLLPGFADRTNERVVDRKLRAEGVETGSEKGESDTRSQAEVFLLERIRGVGNRDGDGEGVGARRERVERMVREWNEGFWERRGVRVVVRYEGEGEREERMPGAWEERFDTPSGQGQTPAGQGQQQARGQGGWIGRFSPFGGGSGAAGPSNSNNNNNGNGFNFGGIKVDGERISIGNNFVVDGRTGHLKIGGIVADTNGISINGWNPGNMFGGRGGSHGREGGPGGWCRPPGDARGFQPPPIMPGMSCPPRWTWGGPGGRGACGGQRPERGQHHYFGRGGRGGWWNSRWGQGPTEPEQPAQRGREGEEGVGNVQPANQPTQGQDRGRTHQSPSKERRRSRSSSVSSTSSRSSSSSESTIGSLPDYDDLKDTQLPVMKTYLSESLQHPEQQITRERVRQAKKQIREARRPPATEINEPVNMTQDRKALRREVKELMREWKQLKKEQKRQRRQLRKEKRQRRRQEKREKRQTKKEMRRAEKDFHRHGHRSGPLPVPHHGPPPLGPPPPHGSSHLFPQGFPPHMPPMPPMPPMSPMPQTHPFGVPALPLVPQSEAPPSYRGLSFDAATNNPPTSTGFPLGRPGPLPPGAWPQESDNTTPPEPSAAKYKRADEIEDEITAKYSDLLSLQEKISGPGFLKAEDEKAAIGLEKEIEELAVEMERLRTEADEEFARELAREEESRHGLFMRAER from the exons ATGACATCCCGGCGTGCTCCCCTTGAAgacatccctccccctccctacTCAGAAACAGACATCTATTCCAACACGTCCTCTGGCCCATCTCCGACCAAcccgacaccacccaccGCCACATCAACCCTGAGAAGGAACTCATCCAACTCGGAcgacacctccaccacctacGACGGCGAGATTATTTACACCCCTCCTCTAACTCCCCAGTCGGCACAATCCAACACTGCTGCTGATCTTGTCGCTGCCCCCTCATCGCCGGTTGCTACCTCTCGTCCTCGGCGGATCCCAGAGGCGCAGGCATACTTCGACAGCCGGCCGCATTCGGGTGTTTTCGTCGGTGGCCCGACAACAGTTGAGATCACCCTCGCTGCTGACCCAGCTCTGACGGATGTCGAGGCCATCGCTGGGATCGACAGGTTGactgtcggtggtggtgctggtgagaATGGGGATATCACGCGGGAGGACTGGATGACGTTTCTGAATTATCTGCTGCCTGGGTTTGCGGATAGGACGAATGAACGGGTGGTGGATAGGAAACtgagggcggagggggttgagaCTGGCagtgagaagggggagagtgATACTAGGAGTCAGGCCGAGGTTTTCTTGCTGGAGAGGATAAGGGGGGTTGGTAATagggatggtgatggggagggggtcggggcgaggagggagagggtggagaggatggtgagggagtggaaTGAGGGgttttgggagaggaggggggtgagggttgttgtTAGGTatgagggcgagggagagagggaggagaggatgccTGGGGcatgggaggagaggtttgaTACTCCTTCGGGGCAGGGGCAGACACCAGCCGGGCAgggacagcagcaggcgcGGGGGCAAGGGGGGTGGATAGGACGGTTTAGtccttttggtggtgggagtggtgctgctgggccTAGCAACAGTAACAATAACAATAACGGCAATGGGTTCAACTTTGGCGGAATCAAagttgatggggagaggattAGCATCGGGAATAATTTTGTGGTAGATGGTCGGACTGGCCATCTCAAGATCGGGGGTATAGTGGCTGATACTAATGGGATTAGCATCAATGGGTGGAATCCTGGGAATATGTTTGGTGGCAGAGGGGGGTCCCACGGTCGTGAAGGAGGACctgggggttggtgtcgtCCTCCGGGTGATGCCCGTGGGTTTCAACCTCCACCAATCATGCCGGGGATGTCATGCCCGCCTCGATGGACTTGGGGTGGTCCTGGGGGGAGAGGTGCTTGCGGCGGACAGAGGCCTGAACGTGGACAACATCACTACTTTGGtcggggaggacgaggaggatggtggaacAGCCGTTGGGGACAAGGTCCGACAGAACCAGAACAGCCAGCACAACGCGGAcgggaaggcgaggagggtgttggcaACGTTCAACCGGCCAACCAACCTACTCAGGGCCAAGACCGTGGAAGGACACACCAGTCTCCTTCAAAAGAGCGCCGTCGCTCCCGGTCAAGCTCTGTATCGAGCACATCATCAAGGTCGTCCAGCAGTTCCGAGTCCACCATCGGCTCTCTACCCGACTACGACGACCTGAAAGACACCCAGCTGCCCGTCATGAAGACGTACCTCTCGGAGTCCCTCCAACACCCCGAACAACAGATCACACGGGAAAGAGTGCGTCAAGCAAAGAAACAGATCCGTGAGGCTCGCCGTCCCCCTGCCACAGAGATCAACGAGCCAGTCAACATGACACAGGACCGCAAGGCCCTGCGCCGTGAGGTTAAGGAGTTGATGCGAGAATGGAAGCagctgaagaaggagcaaAAGCGTCAGCGCCGCCAGCTCCGCAAGGAGAAGCGTCAACGCCGAAGGCAAGAGAAGCGGGAGAAGCGTCAAACCAAAAAGGAGATGCGCCGGGCAGAGAAGGACTTTCACCGTCACGGTCATAGATCTGGTCCTCTTCCTGTTCCCCATCATGGTCCACCACCGCTTggccctccgcctccccatGGATCGTCTCATCTTTTTCCTCAGGGCTTTCCGCCTCACATGCCCCCGATGCCCCCGATGCCCCCG ATGTCCCCAATGCCTCAAACACACCCCTTTGGCGTACCAGCTCTTCCCCTCGTCCCCCAATCCGAAGCACCCCCCTCCTACCGCGGTCTCTCCTTCGATGCCGCCACCAATAATCCCCCAACATCCACTGGATTCCCCCTTGGCCGTCCCGGCCCCCTACCGCCCGGAGCCTGGCCCCAAGAAAGTGACAACACCACACCGCCAGAGCCCTCAGCAGCAAAATATAAACGAGCCGATGAGATTGAGGATGAGATCACCGCCAAGTACTCGGATCTATTGAGCCTTCAAGAAAAGATCTCTGGTCCGGGATTCCTTAAggcggaggacgaaaaggCGGCGATCGGGCTGGaaaaggagattgaggagttggcggtggaaatggagaggttgaggacggaggcggatgaggagTTTGCGAGGGagctggcgagggaggaagagagtaGACATGGGTTGTTTATGAGGGCTGAAAGGTGA
- the GCD7 gene encoding GCD complex subunit gcd7 (EggNog:ENOG503NUHV; COG:J): MQPSQANYAPSLDKLIKSLKSQPYEASIEALIFLLKRRQVKGDDCAVATAHILLQVVARSKWHDVDQLLGRVQSVGSRLARAAPHEPVIGNIVRRVLGLIRDEATEDRNNADDLGSDSASDIQSLAPTNPPPQRPAPTPVLMRSNTAAPGGLQVSKSMFNILSAATAADTPMTGASTPLSQAQPASVHALRTEVINGIEEIMDEIQQADDQIASFADIQIHPGEYVLAYQPTKTVERFLIKAATRRRFTVFIASINPIEPGSGEKPYAALRKKLNSHGVTTINLASNGLMAYIPRVNKVIFGAKVIYQNGGLLVDSGACIAAQAAREFLKPVIVLGAIYKFCPEDPSDEAVISELGNPSSFVSYADGPEVEALDIENTVTDYIPPSLVEVYITNLGPQTRHHLASILADHYKVEDIGYSLHDGEV; encoded by the exons ATGCAACCATCACAGGCAAACTATGCCCCCAGCTTGGACAAGCTGATCAAGTCCCTCAAGAGTCAGCCCTATGAGGCTTCAATCGAAGCTTTAATATT TCTCCTCAAGCGCCGCCAGGTAAAGGGCGATGACTGCGCCGTTGCGACAGCCCACATTCTCCTCCAGGTTGTTGCGCGATCGAAATGGCACGATGTTGACCAGCTCTTGGGCAGAGTCCAGAGTGTTGGGTCTAGACTTGCACGGGCTGCCCCTCACGAGCCAGTAATTGGAAATATTGTGCGCCGAGTGCTGGGCCTCATCCGCGACGAGGCAACCGAGGACAGAAATAATGCCGACGACTTGGGCAGCGATTCGGCATCCGATATCCAGAGCCTTGCCCCTACcaaccctccaccacaacGACCTGCCCCGACCCCAGTCCTTATGCGCTCCAACACTGCTGCCCCAGGCGGCCTTCAGGTGTCCAAGTCCATGTTCAACATTCTCTCAGCCGCCACTGCTGCCGACACACCCATGACTGGAGCTTCAACACCACTTTCTCAGGCCCAGCCTGCCAGTGTACATGCCCTGCGAACCGAGGTTATCAATGGGATTGAGGAAATCATGGACGAGATCCAGCAGGCCGATGACCAGATTGCGAGTTTTGCGGATATCCAGATTCACCCTGGCGAGTATGTGCTTGCCTATCAGCCCACCAAGACGGTTGAGAGGTTTCTCATCAAGGCTGCCACGAGGCGGCGGTTTACTGTCTTCATTGCCAGTATCAACCCTATCGAGCCAGGAAGTGGTGAGAAGCCCTATGCGGCATTGAGGAAGAAGCTCAACTCGCACGGAGTTACCACCATCAACTTGGCCAGCAATGGGTTGATGGCCTATATTCCCAGGGTGAACAAGGTCATTTTTGGTGCCAAGGTGATTTACCAAAACGGTGGCTTGCTTGTAGACAGCGGTGCCTGCATTGCTGCTCAAGCTGCCAGAGAGTTTTTGAAGCCTGTCATTGTTCTTGGTGCCATCTACAAGTTCTGCCCTGAGGATCCATCGGACGAGGCTGTTATTAGTGAACTCGGCAACCCATCCAGCTTTGTGAGCTATGCAGACGGTCCCGAGGTCGAGGCTCTGGATATCGAAAATACCGTGACCGATTACATCCCACCATCACTCGTGGAAGTGTACATTACCAACTT GGGACCACAGACACGCCATCATTTGGCTAGTATTTTGGCCGACCATTACAAGGTGGAAGATATAGGATATTCTCTCCACGACGGTGAGGTTTAA